From a region of the Salminus brasiliensis chromosome 4, fSalBra1.hap2, whole genome shotgun sequence genome:
- the bag5 gene encoding BAG family molecular chaperone regulator 5 isoform X2, with product MAVRWLCSLFGKPFDGGKRTMDHGSQQQQQTQQMPGPFQAFAGPQGPYPGQHPTLARLDELQREVATLGPQVCSFSGLQSDREYKRLEREMTRLQLEVDQVETEGRMELQQARKRVAGEVEGLLRYLEGNATHPSRLAIEELSREAQRLLLAGVVAPFRQGQAQEATESGEELVEAVQDVAMRLAQVKTGGSVPLRKARYRALTRVCAVQEVLEGRVRMHTLALPLSDETHEAVQRINHVMVQVSGARCQLVALLMGLSGRDSCAHLARVLTELLVELDALDVSSNSAVRNYRKQVVEEINGLLKHLDLEGEGDDTFRYDLAQNDSIREIETIRGRVSVLRAEVLRQGVAGQGAELQSLLTRLDQVDTGRNPCIREARRRAVLEIQAVITYLDLHEVLGRRNPGPDEPMPHAAVWRVLASLSDLQAQVLGFDGKRADKSYMVLEELLTKQLLALDAVDPQGDQGTKAARKQAVKYAQNILSYLDMKTDEWEY from the exons ATGGCTGTGCGCTGGTTATGCAG CCTTTTTGGGAAGCCCTTTGATGGTGGGAAGAGGACAATGGATCATGgcagtcagcagcagcagcagactcAGCAGATGCCGGGGCCGTTCCAGGCGTTCGCAGGACCTCAGGGCCCATATCCTGGGCAGCACCCCACCCTGGCACGACTGGATGAGCTTCAAAGAGAGGTGGCCACGCTGGGGCCGCAAGTGTGCTCCTTCAGTGGCCTGCAGAGCGACAGAGAGTACAAGCGGCTGGAACGAGAGATGACAAGGCTTCAGCTGGAGGTCGATCAG GTGGAGACGGAAGGCCGGATGGAACTGCAGCAGGCTCGGAAGCGAGTAGCAGGAGAGGTGGAGGGGCTGCTACGCTACCTGGAGGGCAACGCCACTCACCCATCACGACTAGCCATTGAGGAGCTAAGCCGGGAGGCACAGCGCCTCTTGCTGGCTGGGGTTGTGGCGCCATTCAGGCAAGGCCAGGCCCAGGAGGCCACGGAGAGTGGCGAAGAGCTGGTGGAGGCTGTGCAGGATGTGGCCATGCGACTGGCCCAAGTGAAGACAGGAGGAAGCGTGCCTCTCAGAAAAGCTCGGTACCGAGCTCTCACACGAGTCTGTGCTGTACAGGAAGTGCTGGAGGGTCGTGTACGCATGCACACACTCGCTCTGCCTTTGTCTGATGAGACCCATGAAGCCGTGCAGCGCATCAACCATGTGATGGTGCAG GTGAGTGGTGCCCGCTGCCAGCTGGTAGCTCTATTGATGGGACTGAGTGGGCGGGACAGCTGTGCCCACTTAGCGCGCGTTCTCAccgagctgctggtggaactcgATGCTCTGGATGTGTCCAGTAACTCAGCAGTCAGAAACTATAGGAAACAAGTAGTGGAGGAGATTAATGGCCTGCTCAAACACCTCGACCTAGAGGGGGAGGGAGATGACACTTTCAG GTATGATTTGGCCCAAAACGACTCGATCCGTGAGATTGAAACTATCCGGGGCCGCGTGTCTGTGCTGCGGGCGGAGGTCCTCCGACAGGGCGTGGCAGGACAAGGGGCAGAGCTTCAGAGTCTTCTGACTCGTCTGGACCAAGTGGACACAGGGCGAAACCCCTGCATCAGGGAAGCACGCCGAAGGGCCGTGCTAGAAATCCAGGCTGTCATCACCTACCTGGACCTCCACGAAGTCCTCGGCCGTCGCAATCCAGGCCCGGATGAGCCCATGCCTCATGCGGCTGTGTGGCGTGTCTTGGCAAGCTTGTCCGACTTGCAGGCCCAAGTGCTAGGCTTTGACGGCAAGAGAGCTGACAAGAGCTACATGGTGCTTGAGGAGCTGCTAACCAAACAGCTACTAGCTCTGGATGCTGTGGACCCTCAGGGGGACCAGGGAACGAAAGCAGCTCGTAAACAAGCGGTGAAATATGCCCAGAACATCCTCAGCTACCTTGACATGAAGACGGACGAGTGGGAATACTGA
- the bag5 gene encoding BAG family molecular chaperone regulator 5 isoform X1: MCANVFGVLKSLFGKPFDGGKRTMDHGSQQQQQTQQMPGPFQAFAGPQGPYPGQHPTLARLDELQREVATLGPQVCSFSGLQSDREYKRLEREMTRLQLEVDQVETEGRMELQQARKRVAGEVEGLLRYLEGNATHPSRLAIEELSREAQRLLLAGVVAPFRQGQAQEATESGEELVEAVQDVAMRLAQVKTGGSVPLRKARYRALTRVCAVQEVLEGRVRMHTLALPLSDETHEAVQRINHVMVQVSGARCQLVALLMGLSGRDSCAHLARVLTELLVELDALDVSSNSAVRNYRKQVVEEINGLLKHLDLEGEGDDTFRYDLAQNDSIREIETIRGRVSVLRAEVLRQGVAGQGAELQSLLTRLDQVDTGRNPCIREARRRAVLEIQAVITYLDLHEVLGRRNPGPDEPMPHAAVWRVLASLSDLQAQVLGFDGKRADKSYMVLEELLTKQLLALDAVDPQGDQGTKAARKQAVKYAQNILSYLDMKTDEWEY, translated from the exons ATGTGCGCGAACGTCTTCGGCGTGTTGAAGAG CCTTTTTGGGAAGCCCTTTGATGGTGGGAAGAGGACAATGGATCATGgcagtcagcagcagcagcagactcAGCAGATGCCGGGGCCGTTCCAGGCGTTCGCAGGACCTCAGGGCCCATATCCTGGGCAGCACCCCACCCTGGCACGACTGGATGAGCTTCAAAGAGAGGTGGCCACGCTGGGGCCGCAAGTGTGCTCCTTCAGTGGCCTGCAGAGCGACAGAGAGTACAAGCGGCTGGAACGAGAGATGACAAGGCTTCAGCTGGAGGTCGATCAG GTGGAGACGGAAGGCCGGATGGAACTGCAGCAGGCTCGGAAGCGAGTAGCAGGAGAGGTGGAGGGGCTGCTACGCTACCTGGAGGGCAACGCCACTCACCCATCACGACTAGCCATTGAGGAGCTAAGCCGGGAGGCACAGCGCCTCTTGCTGGCTGGGGTTGTGGCGCCATTCAGGCAAGGCCAGGCCCAGGAGGCCACGGAGAGTGGCGAAGAGCTGGTGGAGGCTGTGCAGGATGTGGCCATGCGACTGGCCCAAGTGAAGACAGGAGGAAGCGTGCCTCTCAGAAAAGCTCGGTACCGAGCTCTCACACGAGTCTGTGCTGTACAGGAAGTGCTGGAGGGTCGTGTACGCATGCACACACTCGCTCTGCCTTTGTCTGATGAGACCCATGAAGCCGTGCAGCGCATCAACCATGTGATGGTGCAG GTGAGTGGTGCCCGCTGCCAGCTGGTAGCTCTATTGATGGGACTGAGTGGGCGGGACAGCTGTGCCCACTTAGCGCGCGTTCTCAccgagctgctggtggaactcgATGCTCTGGATGTGTCCAGTAACTCAGCAGTCAGAAACTATAGGAAACAAGTAGTGGAGGAGATTAATGGCCTGCTCAAACACCTCGACCTAGAGGGGGAGGGAGATGACACTTTCAG GTATGATTTGGCCCAAAACGACTCGATCCGTGAGATTGAAACTATCCGGGGCCGCGTGTCTGTGCTGCGGGCGGAGGTCCTCCGACAGGGCGTGGCAGGACAAGGGGCAGAGCTTCAGAGTCTTCTGACTCGTCTGGACCAAGTGGACACAGGGCGAAACCCCTGCATCAGGGAAGCACGCCGAAGGGCCGTGCTAGAAATCCAGGCTGTCATCACCTACCTGGACCTCCACGAAGTCCTCGGCCGTCGCAATCCAGGCCCGGATGAGCCCATGCCTCATGCGGCTGTGTGGCGTGTCTTGGCAAGCTTGTCCGACTTGCAGGCCCAAGTGCTAGGCTTTGACGGCAAGAGAGCTGACAAGAGCTACATGGTGCTTGAGGAGCTGCTAACCAAACAGCTACTAGCTCTGGATGCTGTGGACCCTCAGGGGGACCAGGGAACGAAAGCAGCTCGTAAACAAGCGGTGAAATATGCCCAGAACATCCTCAGCTACCTTGACATGAAGACGGACGAGTGGGAATACTGA
- the bag5 gene encoding BAG family molecular chaperone regulator 5 isoform X3 encodes MDHGSQQQQQTQQMPGPFQAFAGPQGPYPGQHPTLARLDELQREVATLGPQVCSFSGLQSDREYKRLEREMTRLQLEVDQVETEGRMELQQARKRVAGEVEGLLRYLEGNATHPSRLAIEELSREAQRLLLAGVVAPFRQGQAQEATESGEELVEAVQDVAMRLAQVKTGGSVPLRKARYRALTRVCAVQEVLEGRVRMHTLALPLSDETHEAVQRINHVMVQVSGARCQLVALLMGLSGRDSCAHLARVLTELLVELDALDVSSNSAVRNYRKQVVEEINGLLKHLDLEGEGDDTFRYDLAQNDSIREIETIRGRVSVLRAEVLRQGVAGQGAELQSLLTRLDQVDTGRNPCIREARRRAVLEIQAVITYLDLHEVLGRRNPGPDEPMPHAAVWRVLASLSDLQAQVLGFDGKRADKSYMVLEELLTKQLLALDAVDPQGDQGTKAARKQAVKYAQNILSYLDMKTDEWEY; translated from the exons ATGGATCATGgcagtcagcagcagcagcagactcAGCAGATGCCGGGGCCGTTCCAGGCGTTCGCAGGACCTCAGGGCCCATATCCTGGGCAGCACCCCACCCTGGCACGACTGGATGAGCTTCAAAGAGAGGTGGCCACGCTGGGGCCGCAAGTGTGCTCCTTCAGTGGCCTGCAGAGCGACAGAGAGTACAAGCGGCTGGAACGAGAGATGACAAGGCTTCAGCTGGAGGTCGATCAG GTGGAGACGGAAGGCCGGATGGAACTGCAGCAGGCTCGGAAGCGAGTAGCAGGAGAGGTGGAGGGGCTGCTACGCTACCTGGAGGGCAACGCCACTCACCCATCACGACTAGCCATTGAGGAGCTAAGCCGGGAGGCACAGCGCCTCTTGCTGGCTGGGGTTGTGGCGCCATTCAGGCAAGGCCAGGCCCAGGAGGCCACGGAGAGTGGCGAAGAGCTGGTGGAGGCTGTGCAGGATGTGGCCATGCGACTGGCCCAAGTGAAGACAGGAGGAAGCGTGCCTCTCAGAAAAGCTCGGTACCGAGCTCTCACACGAGTCTGTGCTGTACAGGAAGTGCTGGAGGGTCGTGTACGCATGCACACACTCGCTCTGCCTTTGTCTGATGAGACCCATGAAGCCGTGCAGCGCATCAACCATGTGATGGTGCAG GTGAGTGGTGCCCGCTGCCAGCTGGTAGCTCTATTGATGGGACTGAGTGGGCGGGACAGCTGTGCCCACTTAGCGCGCGTTCTCAccgagctgctggtggaactcgATGCTCTGGATGTGTCCAGTAACTCAGCAGTCAGAAACTATAGGAAACAAGTAGTGGAGGAGATTAATGGCCTGCTCAAACACCTCGACCTAGAGGGGGAGGGAGATGACACTTTCAG GTATGATTTGGCCCAAAACGACTCGATCCGTGAGATTGAAACTATCCGGGGCCGCGTGTCTGTGCTGCGGGCGGAGGTCCTCCGACAGGGCGTGGCAGGACAAGGGGCAGAGCTTCAGAGTCTTCTGACTCGTCTGGACCAAGTGGACACAGGGCGAAACCCCTGCATCAGGGAAGCACGCCGAAGGGCCGTGCTAGAAATCCAGGCTGTCATCACCTACCTGGACCTCCACGAAGTCCTCGGCCGTCGCAATCCAGGCCCGGATGAGCCCATGCCTCATGCGGCTGTGTGGCGTGTCTTGGCAAGCTTGTCCGACTTGCAGGCCCAAGTGCTAGGCTTTGACGGCAAGAGAGCTGACAAGAGCTACATGGTGCTTGAGGAGCTGCTAACCAAACAGCTACTAGCTCTGGATGCTGTGGACCCTCAGGGGGACCAGGGAACGAAAGCAGCTCGTAAACAAGCGGTGAAATATGCCCAGAACATCCTCAGCTACCTTGACATGAAGACGGACGAGTGGGAATACTGA